Part of the Woronichinia naegeliana WA131 genome, ATAATAGATAAGCTGTATGAAGAAATAAAAGAGAAAAGGAAAGAAAAGCCGAGGACTTATAGGGAAGTGGCAAGAAAAGAGTACTTAGCCATAGCAAAAAAACGTCGTGTGTCAAAAAAAGAAAGAAGAAAAGGAACAAAAAAACAACTAGGATATATAAAAAGAAACTTGTCTCATATAGAAAAAATGATAGAAGAGGGAGCAAAGTTAGAAAAACTAACGAAAAAAGAGCAAGAAGAGCTTGTAACGATAGGAAAAGTGTATGAGCAACAGTTAGAAATGTATGAAAAAAAGACAAATAAAGTAGAAAACAGAATTGTGAGTGTAAGCCAACCTCACGTGCGTCCAATAGTGCGTGGAAAAGCGGGAAAAGCAGTAGAGTTTGGAGCTAAAATATCGGCAAGTAATGTGAATGGCTTTGTCTTCTTAGACAAATTAAGTTGGGATAAATAGGGCTTGCTGAAAAAAGCTGAAACCTTTACGGAGAAAAATAGTAGGCGAATTAAGAACCGCTAGAATGCACGAAAATAGGGTAGAATGCCTCAAAACCATTGCATTAAGAAGAGAGAAAGCAGATGTACCGAAAGCAAAAGTACTCAATTGAAACACCAGAAAACTTGAAAAATCTGTTCGGCGGGCAGTTAGACGAAGAAAATCGTTGGATAGAAATGTCAAAAATGATTCCCTGGGAAGAATATGAGGAAGAATATGCAAAAAACTTCACAGAAAAAAAAGGAGCCCCAGCCAAATCATTTAGAATGGCATTAGGAGCATTAATTATCAAAGAAATTTCAGGAAAAAGTGACAGAGAAACAGTAGAACAAATAAAAGAGAACCCTTATTTACAGTACTTTATAGGAATGGAAAGCTATAGTAGCAAAGAAGCATTTAATGCGTCAATGATGGTTCATTTTCGTAAAAAAATAGGAATGGAATTAATAAATAAAATTAATAAAGAAATAGAAAAAAAAGCGACGGGTGTAGCGTCAGAAAAAAAAGAAAATGAAGGAAAGTTATTGTTAGATGCGACTTGTACACCAGCAGATATAAAATATCCAACGGATATAGGAATATTGAATGATGCCAGAGAAAAAACAGAAAAAATAATAGATAAGCTGTATGAAGAAATAAAAGAGAAAAGGAAAGAAAAGCCGAGGACTTATAGGGAAGTGGCAAGAAAAGAGTACTTAGCCATAGCAAAAAAACGTCGTGTGTCAAAAAAAGAAAGAAGAAAAGGAACAAAAAAACAACTAGGATATATAAAAAGAAACTTGTCTCATATAGAAAAAATGATAGAAGAGGGAGCAAAGTTAGAAAAACTAACGAAAAAAGAGCAAGAAGAGCTTGTAACGATAGGAAAAGTGTATGAGCAACAGTTAGAAATGTATGAAAAAAAGACAAATAAAGTAGAAAACAGAATTGTGAGTGTAAGCCAACCTCACGTGCGTCCAATAGTGCGTGAAAAAGCGGGAAAAGCAGTAGAGTTTGGAGCTAAAATATCGGCAAGTAATGTGAATGGCTTTGTCTTCTTAGACAAATTAAGTTGGGATAATTACAACGAATCGGGAGATTTACAAGCGCGAATAGAAGAATATAAAAGGGAAACAGGATGTTATCCGGAATCGGTTCATGTGGATAAAATCTATCGAACAAAAGCGAATCGAGCTTATTGTAAAGAAAGGGATATAAGAATGAGTGGTCCCCGATTGGGAAGACCGCCGAAAGAGGTGAGCAAAGAAAAAAAGAAAGAGGCACGCTCAGATGAAAGAGTGCGTAATGCCATTGAGGGTAAATTCGGACAGGGAAAGAGGAAATTTAGTCTTGGTCGAGTGATGGCCAAACTACCTGAGACCTCGGAAACGGTAATTGCGATGAACTTTTTGGTAATGAATCTTTCTACTCTACTTCAGAAGACAAAAAGTAAAAAGTTGTAGAGTCGTTTTTCTTGTGAAAAATGGTGTTAATTTTCCTCTCTTTTGTGAGGAGTGATTTGTGTTGACCTTTTTAGACAGAAAGGAACAATAGATTAAACAAAATCTGTATTTTGATTTGTTTCCATAAGGATAAGTTATCTATGCTTTTTCAGTCCATACTTCCCTAACCCACATTTCTTTCGTTTTTTGACTTTTTCAGCAAGCCCTAATTAGTTTTGCTGTCATCATTGTTTCCTCTTTGTCACTTTTCATCTCATGTTAACACTTTTCTTTTCCTTCATCAACTAAAGGTCACACCCTGCTGAATAAGGATGAAATCCTTGCTAGACAATACTTTCAGGCATTTTACAAACGATCAGATGCAAGGTTATGGCATTTGGAGGCTCAAAATCCATGCACTTTGCTGGAAAAATGTGAGGTAAAACTGGAAACTGAGCTCTGAAGTCACCATTTTTCGCGCCCTGTGGCATCTAGGTTCGTTTTGTGGACTTTTTCAGCAAGCCCTATTTGAAGCTAAATATACTCATGAATATCACTCCAGTGAACTAGCTGCTAAAACCTGTAGAAGAAAATTGTTGTCCATCGCCGCCAAATAACGCTTCATCTTCAAGCTTTTTTGAGATGGCTCATGTTTAAGCAAATTAATACTTAAACGACGGAGCAAGCCCAAATTATCAGCCGCATTACCTTGACGCACTCGACTCGCATCCTCATTAAAAGTGACATCTAAAACCCAATGCAGACTATTTTCAATACTCCAGTGAGAACGAATCACATGGCTATGACGTTCGGCATCCGTAGGAAGACTGCTAATATAATAGCGAAACGTCTCTGTTGTTTTATGACCGAATTGAGTTTTACTTTTAACCATCACAACAGTTGCTAAACCGACCCACTGATTTTGGCGATGCAATGCGGAAAGCTGATTGATTGACACTGTCCAGACTTGACGAGTTTCTAAACGGTAATGTCCTTTTTCTGTCTTCTCATGATAACTGTATTCAATTCCTTGCCAGTTCTGAGCGACCGCTTGTTTAAACCAATCCCTAACTTGTTTATTAAGTTTGCCCTGATTTCCTTTGAGAGCCAATACATAGTCACCTTCACCTTGCTTTATTTGTTTTGCGATTTCTGTCTGCGTTCCCATTGCATCTAGGGTTACTACTGCCCCCTTGATGTTAAGTAACTTCAGTAACAAGGGGACTGCTTTTATTTCATTAGATTTACTATCTACTTTCTTTTGCGCTAACATCAGTCCCCGCTCACTACTCCACGCACTTATGCTGTGTAACGCATTTAGTCCTTTTTCCCTATCATAAGAACCTCTTTTCGTTTTTCCATCTATCTGTATCAGCTCTATGTCCATTTTCTCCGTTAGACTGCTTATCCAGCTCAGAAAACTTTTTTCTAGTTCTTCTGTTTCCAACATTCCAAATACTCTTCCAAAGGTATCGTGAGAGGGAATTCCCTTTGGTAACTCTAGAAACATTTCTAGCCATTCTCGTTTGGCTTTGCCATAGGCTTCAATTGCTACGAAGCCATCTGCCCCTGACAATACTGCCAATATTCCTATGGTGACAATTGCTGTTAAGTTATGGTCTTGCCTTCTCCCTGTTCTCGGTTCTTTTAGGCACTGAAAATGTTTCAGTATGCTTCTTTTGATAATTTTGACTTCTTTTTCTTGTTGTGGGGTTAGAACTCTTGCGCCGAAGCCTTTTGCCATCTTTGACCTCACTCACTTACTTTTTTTAAATAATAAGCTGTCATCACTCTAAGTGGATATAAGGTAGAATATATAGACTTACTTTTTTGTATGACTATGCTGACGTTAAACTTCTTAGACCAAAAGACCAAGAAAGAGCTACAAAAAGCCCTTAAAACGGAAGAGCACGCAGTTACAAGAGAGAGAATATTGATTATGTTACTGAGAAATGAAGGAAAAACGTATGATGAAATATCAGGATTATTAGGATGTTGCAAACGACAAGTGTGGTACTGGTGCAATAATGGAAATCCGAAAGAGATAGAAAGCTTAAGAGACAAAAGAAAAAAAGGAAATCACAGGAAAGTAACAGAAGAATACATAGAGAAATTGACGGAGATAATAATCAAAGAGCCTGAAGAGTTTGGATATGAATTTGGACGTTGGACAGTAGCAAGACTATCAACTCATATGGAAAAAGAAACGGGTATATTGTTAGGAAATACACAACTTAGAAATATGCTTAAAAAAAAGCGATTTGTCTACATCTGGGCAAAATATAGTCTAGAAGATAAAAAAGATGAGCAAAAAAGAGAGGAATTTAGAAAGAAAGTTGAAGAGTACAAGAAGCTTTTGAAAGAAAAGCCAGAATCAATCCAGATATGGTTTTGGGATGAAAGTGGCTTCAGCTTAAGAGTAATACGGAGAAAACATTGGACAAAAAAAGGAAAGCGTAAAAAAGTGAGGGGAGATAGAAGAAAAGGAAGAGTCAATGTAATGGGTGGTATTAGATATACTGACAAAAAACGGTGGGTTGATTTGATTCCCACTGGTAACTCTCAGAACTTCAAGAGTGTATTATTAAAATTTTACAAAGACATACAAAGAGAATGGATAGAACAAGGAAATAAAAAAGAAGACTTTGAAAAGAATGGTCCGAAGATTGTGATTATTTTAGATAATGCGAGCTTCCACAAAAAGCAAGAAATTCTAGACGAGAGCACGGAAGAAATGCCAAACATTATTTTGGAGTTTTTACCCCCCTATAGTCCCGATTATAATTTAATGGAATTGGTATGGCATTCAGCAAAAGAATATATTGCAAATAAATTATTCAAATCAATTGAAGAATTAGAATCTCTCATCCATAAACTTCTTAATGAAGGTGGATTGACAATATGTTGGGGACGTAAAATCAAAAACAAGGGCTCAAGTATTATTGCAAGTTAAACTGATGACAGCTTAATAGCCTTTTCTTCTCTTAGATGACTGCTTCTTTTTTACACTATATTTCTCTCTTTTTGTCTGTATTTTTTGTAACAAATAAGATGCGATTACCCTGTAAAAACCACCTTAATAGAGACATTAACATCAGCTTTAGAACAACACTACGGAAAGTTCGGTTATCTACTGTCAGTTATTCCTTTTGATTCATGGCTGAGTAGTCCTCGTCTTTCAGAAATTCGGGATAAATTGCAGACAGAAGTAATTTTAGGAGCGAATTTTCTTAATAAATTAGTTGCTCATTATTTAATTGTGGCCATGCAGGTTGATCACGCTCTAGATTGGCTAACGGAAGAGAATACTCTGATTATTACGCCTGGCGATCGCGGAGATGCCATTTTAGGGATGATCCAAGCCCATCAATCTATTAATTATCCTCAAATTGCAGGAATTTTATTAACCACCGGTTTTAAACTCGCACCTCCTATTTTAAAACTTTTGGAAGGTTTGCCTGAATGTCCTCCTTTATTAACGGTTGATGCTAATACCTATGATACTACCGCTAGTTTAGGTAAAATTTATAGCTCTTTAACTCTTCAGGATCAAGAAAAAATTGATCGTAGTATTCAACTCTTTGAGCAATATATTGACCTAGAAAAACTAGAAAACAACATCCAAACAGTTCAGGTAAAAGGAATTACCCCCAAACTCTTTATTTATAGTTTACTTCAACAAGCGAAGAGCCATAAACAGCATATTGTCTTGCCAGAAGGCCATGAACCCCGCATTTTAAAAGCCGCCGCAATTTTATCAACCCAAGAGATTGTTAATCTAACCCTATTAGGTAAAAAAGCAGAAATTGAAGCGATTATCAAAAAACAGAATATTCCTCTCGATCTTGATAAAGTTACTATTATTAATCCTCAAGAAGCTGACTGCTTCGAGAGATATGTGCAAACTTTTTATGAATTACGGAAAAATAAAGGGTTAACTCTAGATGCTGCCAGGGATAATTTAACTGATATTTCCTATTTTGGTACAATGATGGTCTATTTGGGAGATGCTGATGGCATGGTTTCTGGTTCCGTTAATACGACTCAGCATACCGTTCGTCCAGCCTTACAAATCATTAAAACTAAACCTGGATTTTCTTTAGTTTCCTCGGTCTTTTTCATGTGTTTAGAAGATCGGGTTTTAGTCTATGGCGATTGTGCTGTCAAGCCTAATCCAACGGCGGAACAATTAGCAGAAATTGCCCTATCTTCTGCGGAAACAGCCCAGATTTTTGGCATTATTCCCAAAGTTGCTCTATTATCCTATTCCTCCGGCAGTTCGGGTCAAGGTGAAGAGGTGGAAAAAGTCCGAACAGCGACTCAATTAGCGAAGGCCAGAAATCCTCAACTTCTGTTAGAAGGGCCAATTCAATACGATGCAGCCGTTGATCCCATTGTCGCAGCCCAAAAATTGCCCCATTCCCTGGTCGCAGGTCAGGCCAATGTCTTCATTTTTCCAGATCTGAATACGGGCAATAACACCTATAAAGCCGTTCAACGGGAAACTAAAGCGATCGCGATCGGTCCTATTTTGCAAGGTCTAAAAAAACCTGTTAATGATTTAAGCCGAGGCTGTACAGTAGAAGATATTGTCAATACGGTGGTGATCACTGCCATTCAAGCAGGCAATTTAGCAGTGTACAGTGACTAATTATCTGTCGCCGAACAATGCGAGGAAAGAGAGTCTGGCACTATGCCATCCCAAATGGAGCTTTATGAGTTAGAATTTCCGGGCATATGTAGGGCAATATCTACTTGATCCCATAAATTAACACAAATACTCAAGAGTAGGCAAGTATTTTCCATCACTGGAATAGTCTTCTTCTGTTTATGAAGGAGATCGCAAGTGATAATAGAAACTTCATTTTTTATTTCTTCGATATTAGTAAACTTACCACTCTGAATGTCTTCTATAACAAATTTCAAATTTTGAATAATCTGATTTTTTATTTGTTTATCAACACTATCGTTTTCTAAGTTTGTTAATTCATAAATGGCAGATCGAATGGCATTAATAACTTTTTCAACTTGGTTCTTTGAAGCAAATATTGTTTGATTTTCTAGGGATTTTGCATACTTCTTGAGGGATAGTAAATTATACTTCAAACGTTCATAATCTGAGATTTATCAAAGCGTTGAAATCGTAAGGTGAGCAGAGAATCAAGCTCCTCCTTATATTTTACGTTAGCATCCTCAAGACATCCTGAAATTGCTGCAGAAAACTGCGTAAAATCTTCATAATATTTTGCGTATAAACACTTCTTCTTCACAAACTTCCACAGTCTTTCAATTAAATTCAAGTTAGGAGAATAAGGAGGTAAGTACAGTAACTCTATTCCTAATGATTCTGCCAACTCCTGCACAATTCGGCATTTTTGATAACGAGCATTGTCTAATACCAACGTAATCGGTATTAATAGTCCTAATTCTGCTATCTTTTCTAGGAGTTCACAAACCTGAGTTCCCGTAATATAAGAACTGTTCGTTACCATAATTACTTCATGGGTAATTGCATTTAATGCTCCTAACACATTAAAACGTTTTCTCCCTGATGGTGACTTAATAAAAATCCTCTTGAAGCACCATATAAAATTTACAAATGCTCCCATTACAAAATGAGAGGCATCTACAAAGAAAACTGCCCTTTTTCCTGCTTTTGCCTCTTCTAGCCTTGGTTCTAGCTCTTTTTCTCTATAGCTATCCTGAGCTTCTACATCTGCTTTTGATGGAATTGTTCCCACCTTTAGACACCTCATTCCTATTGACTTTAAAAATTTTCTGACTTGCGTCGGACTTCTTTTTATTCCTGTTAATTCTTCTATTCTTTTTACTGCTTCATTTATTGTTGCTGGTGGATTTGACTCAAAATATGCCTCAATTGTCCCTTGATGCTCTGTTAACTCACTTTTCGGGCGATTAAATTTTATTTCTTTTAGTTTTTCTATCCCGCCCTCTTGATAATCACGGATATAGCTTGTCACCGTATTTACTGAAACTCCTGCGAATTGAGCAATTTTTTGATGAGACAATCCCTGACTTTTTAGCCATAAAACTTCCATCTTTAGCTGCACTCTAGGATGCGGGTGATTAAACCGACCGTAAGACAACAGTCTTTTGTCTTCTTCTGTAAATTCTAACTTAATCATTTCTCAGCCTCTTGACTAATTTTTCTATTTTTATTATATTATCT contains:
- a CDS encoding ISAs1 family transposase, with the translated sequence MAKGFGARVLTPQQEKEVKIIKRSILKHFQCLKEPRTGRRQDHNLTAIVTIGILAVLSGADGFVAIEAYGKAKREWLEMFLELPKGIPSHDTFGRVFGMLETEELEKSFLSWISSLTEKMDIELIQIDGKTKRGSYDREKGLNALHSISAWSSERGLMLAQKKVDSKSNEIKAVPLLLKLLNIKGAVVTLDAMGTQTEIAKQIKQGEGDYVLALKGNQGKLNKQVRDWFKQAVAQNWQGIEYSYHEKTEKGHYRLETRQVWTVSINQLSALHRQNQWVGLATVVMVKSKTQFGHKTTETFRYYISSLPTDAERHSHVIRSHWSIENSLHWVLDVTFNEDASRVRQGNAADNLGLLRRLSINLLKHEPSQKSLKMKRYLAAMDNNFLLQVLAASSLE
- a CDS encoding IS630 family transposase, yielding MLTLNFLDQKTKKELQKALKTEEHAVTRERILIMLLRNEGKTYDEISGLLGCCKRQVWYWCNNGNPKEIESLRDKRKKGNHRKVTEEYIEKLTEIIIKEPEEFGYEFGRWTVARLSTHMEKETGILLGNTQLRNMLKKKRFVYIWAKYSLEDKKDEQKREEFRKKVEEYKKLLKEKPESIQIWFWDESGFSLRVIRRKHWTKKGKRKKVRGDRRKGRVNVMGGIRYTDKKRWVDLIPTGNSQNFKSVLLKFYKDIQREWIEQGNKKEDFEKNGPKIVIILDNASFHKKQEILDESTEEMPNIILEFLPPYSPDYNLMELVWHSAKEYIANKLFKSIEELESLIHKLLNEGGLTICWGRKIKNKGSSIIAS
- a CDS encoding IS630 family transposase — encoded protein: MIKLEFTEEDKRLLSYGRFNHPHPRVQLKMEVLWLKSQGLSHQKIAQFAGVSVNTVTSYIRDYQEGGIEKLKEIKFNRPKSELTEHQGTIEAYFESNPPATINEAVKRIEELTGIKRSPTQVRKFLKSIGMRCLKVGTIPSKADVEAQDSYREKELEPRLEEAKAGKRAVFFVDASHFVMGAFVNFIWCFKRIFIKSPSGRKRFNVLGALNAITHEVIMVTNSSYITGTQVCELLEKIAELGLLIPITLVLDNARYQKCRIVQELAESLGIELLYLPPYSPNLNLIERLWKFVKKKCLYAKYYEDFTQFSAAISGCLEDANVKYKEELDSLLTLRFQRFDKSQIMNV